In one window of Nocardia brasiliensis DNA:
- a CDS encoding C40 family peptidase, translating to MASKTDDVRTTRFLRRVLWWALAAGVTLAGALAALLVTSGSAAAQPITVPGIGTVQIPDESALPPGLSGTAAPQPESAPIAAPLPTEFSAFGHTFTLPTIPGFEFPGRTGTPGSSTPNQPLLHEAPSQSPGEVAVEAARTKLGASYGPAAGPDSFDCSGLVQWSYGQAGVDLPRTSHDQLAAGTPVTRADLRPGDLVSFYGGGHSTLYAGDGKVIHASTYGASVTESSIDAMPFAGACRFRD from the coding sequence ATGGCATCGAAGACCGACGACGTCCGAACTACCCGCTTCCTGCGCCGAGTGCTCTGGTGGGCACTCGCCGCAGGCGTGACCCTCGCAGGCGCGCTCGCCGCCCTGCTGGTCACCTCCGGCAGCGCGGCGGCGCAGCCGATCACCGTGCCCGGCATCGGCACCGTCCAGATTCCGGACGAATCCGCCCTCCCCCCAGGCCTTTCCGGAACGGCGGCACCGCAGCCGGAGAGCGCGCCGATCGCGGCTCCCCTGCCGACCGAGTTCTCCGCGTTCGGCCATACCTTCACGCTTCCGACCATCCCCGGCTTCGAATTCCCCGGCCGCACCGGAACTCCCGGCAGCAGCACGCCGAATCAACCGCTGCTGCACGAGGCTCCGTCGCAGTCGCCCGGCGAGGTCGCGGTCGAGGCCGCGCGCACCAAGCTCGGCGCGAGCTACGGCCCGGCCGCAGGGCCGGACTCGTTCGACTGCTCAGGGCTGGTCCAATGGTCCTACGGCCAGGCCGGCGTCGACCTGCCGCGCACCAGCCACGACCAGCTCGCCGCCGGAACCCCGGTCACCCGTGCGGATTTGCGCCCCGGCGATCTGGTGTCGTTCTACGGCGGCGGCCACTCCACCCTGTACGCGGGCGACGGCAAGGTCATCCACGCCTCGACCTACGGCGCCAGCGTCACCGAATCCTCGATCGACGCAATGCCGTTCGCCGGCGCATGCCGCTTCCGCGACTGA
- a CDS encoding glycosyltransferase 87 family protein: MSSSTIENIETSSGPEQRTIAPVVWWALLLAGTTAGGYYLVEVLEHRQVMLHLMDLSVYQIAGDRVGRGVSVYDSPLLGNTRGVWEFVYTPFAALLFVPLRWLHGDLYTLAGGFGNFAMLVGSCLAALSLLGYRRDPRLVVAACSIGGLLLWCEPIRQSMAFGQINIVLLLLVIADLALPDSSRCKGVLTGIAAGIKLTPAFFVLYLLLTRRYRAAAAAGGAFAATVALGFVVLPKDSMTFWGGAFIDPARVGEPGNLSNESLRGMIARSAGVAGAHQLLWLAGAAVMAGICLYLARRLSLSGRELPAVVCVGVTMTAVSPFSWVHHWVWLAPLLIYLGDLALRRGGLVIPLAFVATALLVSGGVLAFLDPTLVSVFDYATRGHPVLFYRNAYIWLTVALFAAIALALRRSATATAPAQTAPVAVDTRVAP; this comes from the coding sequence TTGTCGTCTTCGACGATCGAGAACATCGAGACGTCGTCCGGGCCGGAGCAGCGCACGATCGCACCGGTGGTGTGGTGGGCGCTCTTGCTCGCCGGGACCACCGCCGGTGGCTACTACCTGGTGGAGGTGCTCGAGCACCGGCAGGTGATGCTGCATCTGATGGATCTGAGCGTCTATCAGATCGCCGGTGACCGGGTGGGCCGCGGTGTTTCGGTCTACGACAGTCCATTGCTCGGCAATACCCGCGGTGTCTGGGAATTCGTCTATACGCCGTTCGCCGCGCTGCTGTTCGTTCCGCTGCGCTGGCTGCACGGCGACTTGTACACCCTCGCCGGTGGTTTCGGGAACTTCGCGATGCTGGTCGGCTCGTGCCTGGCGGCGTTGTCGTTGCTCGGCTACCGTCGCGACCCGCGCCTCGTCGTCGCGGCCTGCTCTATCGGCGGCCTGCTGCTGTGGTGCGAGCCGATTCGGCAATCCATGGCCTTCGGACAGATCAACATCGTGCTGCTGTTGCTCGTCATCGCCGATCTGGCACTGCCCGATTCGTCGCGGTGCAAGGGTGTGCTGACCGGCATCGCGGCAGGCATCAAGCTGACACCCGCCTTCTTCGTGCTGTACCTGCTGCTCACCCGGCGCTACCGGGCGGCCGCGGCGGCGGGCGGCGCGTTCGCCGCCACGGTTGCGCTGGGTTTCGTTGTGCTGCCGAAGGATTCGATGACTTTCTGGGGCGGCGCGTTCATCGATCCGGCGCGCGTCGGTGAGCCGGGGAATCTGTCGAACGAGTCCTTGCGCGGCATGATCGCGCGTTCGGCCGGTGTGGCGGGCGCGCATCAGCTGCTGTGGCTGGCAGGCGCGGCGGTGATGGCGGGAATCTGTCTGTATCTGGCGCGGCGGTTGTCGCTGTCCGGGCGCGAACTGCCCGCGGTGGTGTGCGTCGGCGTCACGATGACGGCGGTCTCGCCGTTCAGCTGGGTGCACCACTGGGTTTGGCTCGCGCCGTTGCTCATCTACCTGGGTGATCTCGCGTTGCGCCGCGGCGGGCTGGTCATCCCGCTCGCCTTCGTGGCGACCGCGCTGCTCGTCTCCGGCGGGGTGCTTGCCTTTCTCGATCCGACGCTGGTGAGCGTGTTCGACTACGCCACGCGCGGACATCCGGTGCTGTTCTATCGCAACGCCTACATCTGGCTCACCGTCGCGCTGTTCGCGGCGATCGCCTTGGCGCTGCGTCGTAGTGCGACCGCGACAGCACCGGCCCAGACCGCCCCGGTCGCGGTTGACACCCGGGTCGCTCCGTAA
- a CDS encoding YybH family protein produces MNESKRRAGISRPEDVIDVFVELVAARDADGLAALYEPDAVLAVPGGPVVNGLRAIREAYAQFLSTAPAFEIGKRQDPLVAGDIALSAHEWPTGEITVDVLRKQPDGTWLCAISQPRVN; encoded by the coding sequence ATGAACGAGAGCAAGCGCCGGGCGGGGATCTCGCGACCGGAGGACGTGATCGATGTGTTCGTCGAGTTGGTCGCGGCCCGCGACGCGGACGGGCTGGCCGCGCTGTACGAACCGGACGCGGTGCTCGCCGTGCCCGGCGGTCCCGTCGTCAACGGGCTGCGGGCGATCCGCGAGGCGTACGCGCAATTCCTCTCTACCGCACCGGCTTTCGAGATCGGCAAGCGGCAGGATCCGCTCGTGGCGGGCGATATCGCATTGAGCGCGCACGAATGGCCCACCGGCGAGATCACCGTGGACGTGCTGCGTAAGCAGCCCGACGGCACCTGGCTGTGCGCGATCAGCCAGCCGCGGGTCAACTGA
- a CDS encoding TetR/AcrR family transcriptional regulator — MTAPPGRRERKKAATRQKIADTALRLFLERGYDAVGIREVADAADVAVTTLFAHFPTKEALVFERGDDFEQRLIQAATGRAADEPLIPALRREIRAQVRHCTRADVAPLWQMIDASPDLRDYDQTMRLRHAQSLATAIAGDLGLSSTPTACRALARFAIDAYFLAREAPDPDVAVDEVFTMIETAWAATEFN; from the coding sequence ATGACCGCGCCGCCCGGACGTCGTGAGCGGAAAAAGGCCGCGACTCGTCAGAAAATCGCCGATACCGCGTTGCGCCTGTTTCTGGAGCGCGGATACGACGCGGTGGGCATCCGGGAGGTGGCCGACGCCGCCGATGTGGCCGTCACGACGCTCTTCGCCCACTTCCCCACGAAGGAAGCCCTGGTATTCGAGCGGGGCGACGACTTCGAGCAGCGGCTCATCCAGGCGGCCACCGGCCGAGCCGCCGACGAGCCGCTCATCCCCGCGCTGCGTCGCGAGATCCGCGCCCAGGTGCGGCATTGCACGAGGGCCGACGTCGCACCGCTGTGGCAGATGATCGACGCCTCGCCCGACCTGCGGGACTACGACCAGACGATGCGGCTGCGGCACGCGCAGTCGCTGGCCACCGCCATCGCCGGCGATCTGGGCCTGTCCTCGACGCCGACAGCCTGCCGGGCCCTCGCGCGTTTCGCGATCGACGCCTACTTCCTCGCGCGCGAGGCTCCCGATCCGGACGTCGCGGTGGACGAGGTCTTCACGATGATCGAGACCGCCTGGGCCGCTACCGAATTCAACTGA
- a CDS encoding xylulokinase, with amino-acid sequence MSTASGGNSGELLLGIDIGTTAVKVVAFSATGAQVAAHVTPYPISRPKPGWAEQDPMDWWHGCVAGMRAVLAAVPAGAVRAIGLTSQVNTHVCVDDRLEPLAPAIIWQDQRCVEIAREFDSRFDPAEKVRIWGSQITLDASFVGARAAWFARTDPALWAKTRWVLGPKDFVAAKLTGRVATDLLAAVRVAGPDGYLPEAVALVDGLDARLPEILAPEALVGRVDGAEVVVGTMDAYSAVFGTGTTEAGRGMISCGTSLVVAGAAEQAHPAGGIVTFPPRGGLYVHAGPTQAGGDAVRWWSQVSGLSLAEVFESAAAGAPGVLFTPYLSGERAPLWDADVRASFLGLSSATTTADMSLAVLQGVAMSGRHVLESVETACGFALASVTFSGGGARSTLWGQIHADVLERPVEGLRVFDSAALGAALLGAVGAGLYPDVATAARAAVVVDRSFVPAAPVGRLRGLYEGYRSVHAALRELHADLADWRRVS; translated from the coding sequence ATGAGCACTGCGTCTGGTGGCAATTCGGGTGAACTCCTGCTCGGCATCGACATCGGCACCACCGCCGTGAAGGTGGTCGCGTTCAGCGCGACGGGGGCGCAGGTGGCGGCGCATGTGACGCCGTACCCGATCAGTCGGCCGAAACCCGGATGGGCCGAGCAGGATCCGATGGACTGGTGGCACGGGTGTGTCGCCGGGATGCGCGCGGTGCTGGCCGCGGTGCCCGCGGGGGCGGTGCGGGCGATCGGGCTGACCAGTCAGGTCAATACCCATGTGTGCGTGGACGATCGGCTGGAGCCGCTGGCGCCCGCGATCATCTGGCAGGACCAGCGCTGCGTCGAGATCGCCAGGGAATTCGACAGCCGGTTCGACCCCGCGGAGAAGGTGCGGATCTGGGGGTCGCAGATCACGCTCGACGCCTCCTTCGTCGGGGCGCGCGCGGCCTGGTTCGCCCGCACCGACCCGGCGCTGTGGGCGAAGACGCGATGGGTGCTGGGGCCCAAGGACTTCGTGGCCGCCAAGCTGACGGGCAGGGTGGCGACGGATCTGCTGGCCGCGGTGCGGGTGGCCGGGCCGGACGGGTATCTGCCGGAGGCGGTGGCGCTGGTCGACGGCCTCGACGCGCGGCTGCCGGAGATCCTGGCACCGGAGGCGCTGGTCGGCCGGGTCGACGGCGCCGAGGTGGTGGTGGGCACGATGGATGCCTACAGCGCGGTATTCGGTACCGGCACCACCGAGGCGGGCCGCGGAATGATCTCGTGCGGAACATCTTTGGTGGTCGCGGGCGCCGCCGAACAGGCGCACCCGGCGGGCGGGATCGTCACCTTCCCGCCGCGCGGCGGGCTGTATGTGCATGCCGGACCGACCCAGGCGGGTGGGGACGCGGTGCGCTGGTGGAGCCAGGTGTCCGGCCTGAGTCTGGCGGAGGTCTTCGAGTCGGCCGCGGCGGGCGCACCCGGTGTGCTCTTCACGCCGTATCTGTCGGGTGAACGAGCACCGTTGTGGGACGCCGACGTTCGCGCGAGCTTCCTCGGATTGAGTTCGGCGACAACGACGGCGGACATGTCGCTCGCGGTACTGCAGGGGGTGGCCATGTCGGGGCGGCATGTTCTCGAATCGGTCGAGACGGCTTGCGGATTCGCGTTGGCGAGCGTGACGTTCTCCGGTGGCGGGGCACGTAGCACGCTGTGGGGACAGATCCACGCCGACGTGCTGGAACGCCCGGTCGAGGGATTGCGGGTGTTCGACAGTGCGGCATTGGGCGCGGCCCTGCTCGGCGCCGTCGGCGCGGGTCTCTACCCGGACGTGGCCACGGCGGCACGCGCGGCGGTCGTGGTGGACCGGTCGTTCGTCCCGGCCGCGCCGGTCGGGCGGCTGCGCGGTCTGTACGAGGGCTACCGCTCGGTGCACGCGGCCCTGCGCGAGCTACACGCCGACCTGGCGGACTGGCGCCGGGTCAGTTGA
- a CDS encoding dihydrofolate reductase family protein, translated as MTQRVRVHCFTVTRDGIAAGEQQSLEHPFGHADPGALFAWAGACASWVNRTDPGGGRGLDDYIVRDFARGIGAEIMGRNKFGPIRGPWPNEDWRGWWGDEPPFHTPVFVLTHHARPSFTRGETTFHFLDATPEEALRQAKAAADGRDVRIGGGVTTVREFLAADLIDEMHIAVAPYELGTGLRLWQTPDELTDRFHLERVPSPSGVVHHFFWRR; from the coding sequence ATGACGCAGCGTGTACGAGTCCACTGCTTCACCGTCACCCGGGACGGCATCGCGGCAGGGGAGCAGCAGAGCCTCGAGCATCCGTTCGGTCACGCGGACCCGGGTGCCCTGTTCGCCTGGGCCGGCGCCTGCGCCAGTTGGGTCAACCGCACCGACCCGGGCGGCGGTCGCGGCCTCGACGACTACATCGTGCGCGACTTCGCCCGCGGCATCGGCGCGGAGATCATGGGTCGCAACAAGTTCGGTCCGATCCGTGGTCCCTGGCCCAACGAGGACTGGCGCGGCTGGTGGGGCGACGAGCCGCCGTTCCATACGCCGGTGTTCGTGCTCACCCATCATGCTCGGCCGTCGTTCACGCGGGGCGAGACCACCTTTCACTTCCTCGACGCCACCCCGGAGGAGGCGCTGCGGCAGGCGAAGGCCGCCGCCGATGGCCGTGATGTCCGCATCGGCGGCGGGGTCACCACTGTCCGCGAGTTCCTCGCCGCCGATCTGATCGACGAGATGCACATCGCCGTCGCCCCATATGAACTCGGCACCGGCCTGCGCCTGTGGCAGACCCCGGACGAGCTGACCGACCGGTTCCACCTGGAACGGGTGCCCAGCCCGAGCGGGGTTGTGCACCATTTCTTTTGGCGGCGATAG
- a CDS encoding YciI family protein has translation MKYLILMQVDPAVLEQLTEEQQRQIQEGHAAFMATTKERGEFIATQALADPSRSKVVRSVAGQPEVTDGPFVESKEFMGGFYLLDVEDEARAVELAKQIPDARIPGLALELRPVMFADMGDQ, from the coding sequence GTGAAGTACTTGATCCTGATGCAGGTCGATCCGGCCGTACTCGAGCAGCTCACCGAGGAGCAGCAACGGCAGATCCAAGAAGGTCACGCCGCGTTCATGGCGACCACCAAGGAGCGCGGAGAGTTCATCGCGACCCAGGCGCTCGCCGACCCCAGCCGGTCGAAGGTCGTGCGCAGTGTCGCCGGGCAGCCGGAGGTGACCGACGGTCCGTTCGTGGAGAGCAAGGAGTTCATGGGCGGGTTCTACCTCCTCGATGTCGAGGACGAGGCCCGCGCGGTAGAGCTGGCCAAGCAGATCCCCGACGCGCGCATTCCCGGTCTCGCGCTCGAGCTGCGGCCGGTGATGTTCGCCGACATGGGAGACCAGTGA
- a CDS encoding RNA polymerase sigma factor, producing MSTAAPTGEGSWRELARQALARLLRTYGSAQFDLCEDAVQEALLQAHRQWPTQFPDDPLGWLTATARRRYTDRVRSEARRRERETRAALLHPPVTPEAVQQDDSLLVLQLCCHPDLPRSGQIALTLRAVAGLSTAQIANVYQIPETTVAQRITRAKRRVAELSQPLPPPGHADERITAVLGVLYVMFTEAHHTTTGAPTRDADLAAEAIHLTRLLRRSTPGSTEVTGLLALMLLTEARHPARVGQDGQLTPLDEQDRTLWDRELIAEGLELVARAAPGAQPGPYLLQACIAALHAEATDTEATDWAEILALYRLLEIVTEHRNPTIALNRVVAQAMVDGTAVALTELDALAAAHPDLPRLHTVRAHLLERADRIDDATHAYRRAIAATVNLAEQQHLRHRLRRLVERQTR from the coding sequence GTGAGCACTGCGGCTCCGACGGGCGAGGGTTCTTGGCGCGAGCTCGCGCGCCAGGCCCTCGCCCGGCTGCTGCGTACGTACGGCAGCGCCCAATTCGACCTGTGCGAGGACGCGGTGCAGGAAGCGCTGCTGCAGGCGCACCGGCAGTGGCCGACACAGTTCCCGGACGACCCGCTCGGCTGGCTCACCGCGACCGCCCGTCGCCGCTACACCGACCGGGTGCGCAGCGAGGCCCGCCGCCGCGAGCGCGAGACCCGCGCGGCGCTGTTGCATCCGCCGGTAACGCCGGAGGCCGTCCAGCAGGACGACTCGCTGCTGGTGCTGCAGCTGTGCTGCCATCCCGACCTGCCGCGGTCCGGGCAGATCGCGCTGACGCTACGCGCGGTCGCCGGACTGAGCACCGCGCAGATCGCCAATGTCTATCAGATACCGGAAACTACTGTCGCGCAACGGATCACGCGCGCCAAGCGGCGCGTCGCCGAGCTCAGTCAACCGCTGCCACCACCCGGGCACGCCGACGAGCGGATCACCGCCGTGCTCGGGGTGCTCTACGTGATGTTCACCGAGGCGCACCACACCACCACCGGCGCGCCGACCCGGGACGCGGATCTCGCCGCCGAGGCGATCCACCTGACCCGGCTCCTGCGCCGGAGCACGCCCGGGTCCACCGAGGTCACCGGCCTGCTCGCGCTGATGCTGCTCACCGAGGCCAGGCATCCGGCCCGCGTCGGTCAGGACGGACAGCTCACCCCGCTCGACGAGCAGGACCGCACGTTGTGGGATCGAGAGCTCATCGCGGAAGGACTGGAGCTGGTCGCGCGGGCCGCGCCGGGCGCCCAGCCGGGCCCCTATCTGCTGCAGGCCTGCATCGCCGCCCTGCACGCCGAGGCCACCGACACCGAGGCGACGGACTGGGCCGAGATCCTCGCGCTCTACCGATTGCTCGAGATCGTGACCGAGCATCGCAATCCCACGATCGCACTGAATCGCGTTGTCGCCCAAGCCATGGTCGATGGCACCGCCGTCGCACTCACCGAACTCGACGCACTCGCCGCCGCCCACCCCGATCTCCCGCGCCTGCACACCGTGCGGGCGCACCTGCTGGAACGAGCCGACCGCATCGACGACGCGACCCACGCCTACCGCCGCGCCATCGCCGCCACCGTCAATCTCGCGGAGCAACAACACCTCCGGCACCGCCTACGCCGCCTCGTCGAGAGGCAGACCCGCTAG
- a CDS encoding TetR family transcriptional regulator, which yields METMSVREARAQLTKILARFRGGDRTPVRLGSHRKTEAVLVPVGVFEELASGHAGNLAEPVPAEEPAADAASAPAPRSYAGRGVDARRAERRARFIDAALTVYADKGFANTALTDVCAAAKLSRRQFYELFDSTEELLVAAYDDCQQFFRTAALQALAGASTADPASMMRTAIDALFAAAEADRRRMRVTYVEIVGASRQVEHHREQVREQWAVFLNGLRTQMLGVAPLPEDAVMFATSALVGAMNGLMARWCLHEPDYPRTELVDITTAIMTTLLSGDPPRWRAGAPSA from the coding sequence ATGGAGACGATGTCGGTCCGTGAGGCGCGTGCGCAGCTGACGAAGATTCTTGCGCGATTTCGGGGCGGCGATCGCACGCCGGTGCGGTTGGGGTCGCATCGCAAGACCGAGGCCGTCCTGGTTCCGGTCGGCGTCTTCGAGGAATTGGCCTCCGGGCATGCCGGGAATCTCGCCGAACCCGTTCCGGCGGAGGAGCCCGCGGCCGACGCGGCGAGTGCGCCCGCTCCCCGTAGCTACGCGGGTCGAGGGGTGGACGCGCGGCGGGCGGAGCGGCGGGCGCGCTTCATCGATGCCGCGCTGACCGTCTACGCGGACAAAGGCTTCGCGAACACCGCGCTGACCGATGTGTGCGCGGCGGCGAAGTTGTCCCGCAGGCAGTTCTACGAATTGTTCGACAGCACAGAGGAACTGCTGGTCGCCGCGTATGACGACTGTCAGCAGTTCTTTCGCACGGCCGCCCTCCAGGCGCTGGCCGGCGCGTCGACCGCGGATCCGGCGTCGATGATGCGCACCGCGATCGACGCGCTCTTCGCCGCGGCGGAGGCGGATCGGCGCCGCATGCGGGTGACCTACGTCGAGATCGTGGGTGCGAGCCGCCAGGTAGAACATCACCGCGAGCAGGTGCGCGAACAGTGGGCAGTGTTCCTCAACGGATTACGCACCCAAATGCTCGGGGTCGCCCCGCTCCCCGAAGACGCGGTGATGTTCGCGACCTCCGCTCTGGTGGGTGCGATGAACGGCCTGATGGCCCGCTGGTGTCTGCACGAACCGGATTATCCGAGAACGGAATTGGTCGACATCACCACCGCGATCATGACGACGCTCCTGTCCGGCGACCCGCCGCGCTGGCGCGCGGGTGCGCCCTCGGCGTGA
- a CDS encoding serine hydrolase domain-containing protein, producing the protein MTEARTAARGLTVPRRAAWCAAVILAAASLGTPAAYAESPGASTCAEPAPGQTIPRATPEDVRMDPVKLTDAIDFGTRAGGVAVQVYRHGCLIGDRTPTGNVPLPLASATKGVTAMIVGRAVTQGYFGVDDPLSRFFPQADAAHADLTVRQVLTQTTGLHFSWPADLAGLQTDSVLQTLAAPAEHAPDSTFQYAQNVIALLSEIIKRTTGSDFQDYAQRELFQPLGIERGNWIWLRDRSGNTAVNGGLAMRPDDLARLGRLMLQQGRWAAHQLIDADYIAQATTGTAANPGYGFLTWLNSGDTYKGTEVPTAIAYDRPQFPGAPRDMYSFEGALGQFVTVIPSRDMVVIRMGIPLRIDLSNPVGMLTGSGNPDNKELYQRIAAAVADVPAEPYVDPYGLGHPPLPIKSLDDLAKVVDPVNAASILLGVGPYASTACNILWCNGKPVPLDVFRLIIDVGGQVAGAVLALGNTPR; encoded by the coding sequence ATGACCGAAGCCCGCACAGCGGCACGGGGACTCACCGTGCCGCGCCGCGCGGCCTGGTGTGCCGCGGTCATACTCGCCGCGGCGTCACTCGGCACGCCGGCGGCCTACGCCGAGTCGCCCGGTGCGAGCACGTGCGCTGAACCGGCTCCGGGACAAACGATTCCGCGGGCGACCCCGGAAGACGTGCGGATGGATCCGGTCAAGCTGACCGATGCCATCGACTTCGGCACTCGCGCGGGTGGCGTCGCGGTGCAGGTCTACCGGCACGGTTGCCTGATCGGCGACCGTACCCCGACCGGCAATGTGCCGCTGCCGCTGGCCAGTGCCACCAAGGGCGTCACCGCGATGATCGTCGGCCGCGCGGTCACGCAGGGCTATTTCGGCGTGGACGACCCACTGTCGAGGTTCTTCCCCCAAGCCGACGCCGCGCACGCGGATCTCACCGTGCGACAGGTGCTGACGCAGACCACGGGCCTGCACTTCAGCTGGCCCGCGGATCTCGCTGGGCTGCAGACCGATTCGGTGTTGCAGACGCTCGCCGCACCGGCCGAGCACGCGCCGGACTCGACGTTTCAATACGCGCAGAATGTCATCGCGCTGCTGTCCGAGATCATCAAGCGCACGACGGGCAGTGACTTTCAGGACTACGCGCAACGAGAGCTGTTCCAGCCCTTGGGTATCGAGCGCGGTAATTGGATCTGGCTGCGCGACCGCAGCGGCAATACGGCGGTCAACGGCGGACTCGCCATGCGCCCCGACGATCTGGCGCGACTTGGCCGGCTCATGCTGCAGCAGGGACGGTGGGCAGCGCACCAGCTGATCGACGCTGACTACATTGCCCAGGCCACCACGGGCACCGCCGCCAATCCCGGCTACGGGTTCCTCACCTGGCTCAACTCCGGTGACACCTACAAGGGCACCGAGGTTCCCACCGCGATTGCCTACGATCGTCCGCAGTTTCCCGGCGCGCCGCGCGATATGTATTCTTTCGAGGGCGCGCTCGGCCAGTTCGTCACCGTCATCCCCAGCCGCGACATGGTCGTCATCCGCATGGGCATCCCGTTGCGCATCGACCTGAGCAACCCGGTCGGAATGCTCACCGGCAGCGGCAATCCCGACAACAAGGAGCTCTACCAGCGCATCGCCGCGGCGGTCGCGGATGTGCCCGCCGAACCTTATGTCGACCCCTACGGCCTCGGCCACCCGCCACTGCCGATCAAGAGCCTCGACGACCTCGCCAAGGTGGTCGACCCGGTCAACGCCGCAAGCATCCTGCTCGGCGTCGGACCCTACGCCTCCACCGCGTGCAACATCCTGTGGTGCAACGGCAAACCCGTTCCGCTCGATGTGTTCCGATTGATCATCGATGTCGGCGGGCAGGTCGCGGGAGCGGTACTGGCGCTCGGTAACACTCCCCGTTGA
- a CDS encoding alpha/beta hydrolase, with amino-acid sequence MAASVAVAIAVAVGSVLAAAPGTAEEIAPGTTVQSVFESMGPHEVVTGARVGPCQQSVAGLIAHMVVLLAGNRDTLQCTAAFPYGLDMPVGVHSYFPADIATMDTAPLIVLTGGTLSNPGNYDAMARYFASHGFVVTLPYDFYNSLPEMPTLGLAAAIAQNRDANSPLFGKVDLSRTVFAGHSGGGQASLQAATVFPPIAGLIDPKLRVAGVLALQPGPLSIGALVHVPTFYLTGYNDFVVPDFAWVRWWEYNTQFTAPAWIANARGVTHFGPVDGPEGFRASGVALAWLKYLAFGDDTAKQFFVGPDWKLKDDKSFFSVERNALADGLAR; translated from the coding sequence GTGGCCGCATCCGTCGCGGTGGCGATCGCGGTAGCGGTGGGTTCGGTGCTGGCGGCCGCGCCCGGGACCGCGGAGGAGATCGCTCCCGGCACCACGGTGCAGAGTGTTTTCGAATCGATGGGGCCGCACGAGGTCGTCACGGGCGCCAGGGTCGGCCCCTGTCAGCAGTCGGTGGCGGGGCTGATCGCGCACATGGTCGTGCTGCTCGCCGGAAACAGGGACACGCTGCAATGCACGGCGGCCTTCCCGTATGGGCTGGATATGCCGGTCGGTGTGCACTCCTACTTCCCGGCCGATATCGCGACCATGGATACGGCACCACTGATCGTGCTCACCGGCGGAACCCTGTCCAACCCGGGCAATTACGACGCGATGGCGCGGTACTTCGCCAGCCACGGCTTCGTCGTGACGCTGCCCTACGACTTCTACAATTCGCTGCCCGAAATGCCGACTCTGGGGTTGGCGGCGGCAATCGCCCAGAATCGGGACGCGAATTCCCCGCTGTTCGGCAAGGTCGATCTGTCACGGACCGTCTTCGCTGGGCACTCCGGCGGCGGCCAGGCCTCGTTACAGGCCGCGACGGTGTTTCCGCCGATCGCGGGGCTGATCGATCCGAAGCTGCGGGTCGCCGGCGTCCTCGCGCTACAGCCGGGGCCGCTGAGCATCGGTGCGCTGGTGCACGTCCCCACCTTCTACCTGACCGGCTACAACGACTTCGTCGTGCCCGACTTCGCGTGGGTTCGCTGGTGGGAGTACAACACCCAGTTCACCGCGCCGGCCTGGATCGCGAATGCTCGCGGCGTGACGCACTTCGGTCCGGTCGACGGACCCGAGGGATTCCGGGCCTCCGGTGTGGCACTGGCCTGGCTGAAGTATCTGGCCTTCGGCGACGACACCGCCAAGCAGTTCTTCGTCGGCCCCGACTGGAAGTTGAAGGACGACAAGAGTTTCTTCAGCGTCGAACGCAACGCCCTCGCGGACGGACTCGCCCGATGA